The Aspergillus chevalieri M1 DNA, chromosome 5, nearly complete sequence genome includes a region encoding these proteins:
- a CDS encoding uncharacterized protein (COG:S;~EggNog:ENOG410QDNC): protein MVSRAVWPVLGIQPLNHLEHATQIIAKATALLELDSTKRAKLPSQFLEAFVNSMITLAKKTREQPSAQEILGKLNSLQPMRGHHPQGCSQQRTHHANSSPQLHQMQPLKLPPGQM from the coding sequence ATGGTTAGTAGAGCTGTCTGGCCAGTGTTGGGGATCCAGCCTCTCAACCACCTCGAGCACGCCACTCAAATCATAGCCAAGGCCACAGCACTGCTGGAGCTCGACAGCACCAAACGCGCCAAACTACCATCCCAATTTCTGGAAGCCTTCGTCAACAGCATGATTACTCTAGCTAAGAAAACCCGAGAGCAACCGTCGGCGCAGGAGATTCTTGGAAAACTGAACAGCTTGCAGCCGATGAGAGGACATCACCCTCAAGGATGCAGTCAACAACGCACTCACCATGCCAACTCCTCCCCCCAATTGCACCAAATGCAGCCTCTCAAATTGCCTCCTGGGCAGATGTAG